A genomic window from Ruminiclostridium cellulolyticum H10 includes:
- a CDS encoding glycine-rich domain-containing protein, with translation MSRSFGESFIRPKGEKVQGTPIKVNYTGSCKIVTESASRGYIECTSSGTLSFEGRLPAKLDVFLVGAGGGGSSSGSSYVGGGGGASGYTKIYYGVSPTTPVTIYVGSGGTAGSSGGSSTYTGLTPAAGGNGATSSNGANGGSAGGGGMILSTSAWSSGGVAGSNGGNGTPPYYNTGSSGAGSNGTGQGTPTTDFWGRIHAGGGAGGAGGNTSTGVGASGDPGISSFTAGSGSAGQMGSVGVMGCAGGNGGGGYGGGGGGGGYGSSNRGTGGTGGSGIVIVRWGYPT, from the coding sequence ATGAGTAGAAGCTTTGGTGAAAGTTTTATCAGACCAAAGGGCGAAAAAGTACAAGGTACACCTATCAAAGTTAACTATACAGGCTCTTGCAAAATTGTAACAGAAAGTGCTTCAAGAGGCTATATAGAATGCACTTCCTCGGGTACGCTTTCTTTTGAAGGGCGGTTACCTGCAAAATTAGATGTGTTTCTGGTTGGTGCTGGTGGTGGCGGTAGTAGTTCTGGAAGTTCATATGTAGGGGGCGGTGGGGGAGCAAGTGGGTATACCAAAATTTATTATGGAGTGTCTCCTACTACTCCCGTAACTATTTATGTGGGTTCAGGAGGAACAGCGGGGTCTTCTGGAGGTTCTAGCACCTATACAGGATTAACCCCCGCTGCTGGTGGAAACGGAGCAACAAGCAGTAATGGAGCAAATGGGGGAAGTGCTGGTGGGGGAGGTATGATATTATCTACTAGTGCTTGGTCTAGTGGTGGTGTGGCTGGTTCTAATGGCGGCAACGGTACTCCTCCTTATTATAATACTGGTTCTTCCGGAGCCGGATCCAATGGTACAGGACAAGGTACACCTACTACAGATTTTTGGGGTAGGATACATGCAGGGGGTGGTGCTGGAGGTGCAGGAGGTAATACTTCAACTGGTGTAGGAGCGTCTGGAGACCCCGGGATATCATCTTTTACAGCTGGGTCTGGAAGTGCTGGACAAATGGGTAGTGTAGGAGTCATGGGATGTGCCGGAGGTAACGGTGGTGGTGGATATGGTGGAGGAGGTGGTGGAGGTGGTTATGGAAGTAGTAATAGAGGAACTGGAGGAACAGGTGGATCCGGTATAGTAATTGTTAGATGGGGATATCCAACATAA
- a CDS encoding DUF6711 family protein encodes MQLKINGIEIAAYPTEFTVTPLDVDNAETTNRAADATLHRDRIAVKRQIDMSFGLIEWPVMATLLQSMSNPYFEVYYPDPMEGKYVTKTFYVNNRPCQAAVEQKGKLYWKGLKFTLTER; translated from the coding sequence ATGCAATTAAAAATTAATGGTATTGAGATTGCTGCATATCCTACGGAGTTTACTGTCACTCCTCTTGATGTTGATAATGCTGAAACAACTAATAGAGCAGCGGATGCTACTCTGCATAGGGATAGAATAGCGGTAAAACGACAAATTGATATGAGCTTTGGATTAATAGAGTGGCCGGTAATGGCTACTCTATTACAATCTATGAGCAATCCATACTTTGAGGTCTACTATCCAGATCCGATGGAGGGTAAATATGTGACAAAAACGTTCTACGTAAACAATAGGCCATGCCAAGCTGCGGTAGAACAGAAAGGGAAATTATACTGGAAAGGCCTAAAATTTACTCTAACTGAGAGGTAG
- a CDS encoding bZIP transcription factor translates to MEALRCAVLAQDGTTVENIVIADQSFAYANGLIVCGTVPVGIGDIYRDGFFYRNGVKLEAEQTAIEQLQAENAELRAKIEQVSNAVDCLLNMQGTT, encoded by the coding sequence ATGGAAGCTTTAAGATGTGCAGTGCTAGCACAAGATGGAACTACAGTCGAAAACATTGTAATAGCAGACCAGAGTTTTGCTTATGCTAATGGTCTTATCGTTTGTGGTACTGTGCCTGTTGGTATAGGAGATATCTATAGGGATGGTTTTTTTTATAGAAACGGAGTTAAACTCGAGGCCGAACAAACAGCGATTGAACAACTGCAGGCCGAGAACGCAGAATTAAGAGCTAAGATTGAACAGGTGTCAAATGCGGTTGACTGCTTATTAAATATGCAAGGTACAACATAA
- a CDS encoding phage tail protein — MSNGSVGQIALDLGVNYDGFNKQLSGIAGNATNMVGGTFKKLGGIVAAAFAVDKLIDFSKKSMELASNLTEVQNVVDVTFGSMAADINAWSKNMLSGFGLSELSAKKYSSTLGAMMKSSGLAGVQMEGMSKKLTELSADMASFYNLSNDEAFEKIRSGISGETEPLKQLGVNMSVANMEAYALTQGIKKQYSEMNQAQQTLLRYNYLLSVTKDSQGDFARTSGSWANQIKLLGEQWNIFKGSMGAGFINILAPIVRGLNFLISKLQIAAQYFKAFTALLFGDASGGSVSGAANNAASATSDMGTAAGGAGKEVKKAGKDVKGALGGFDQLNTLAMSAADSMDDAGSAAGGLADMGGMGDMNLGGGNIDIGIDPSKLKPLQDILNNIKSIASQVAGYFVANFGPPIAQAISAISVPLQGWKTAIADAFSQFQTLGEPLKQWFVGDFTTQIQTGIRVTGNVLAGLLDTGLKVFNTIKEVAFPIVSWFVTDGLPMISQFTTQWGNLFQNMFDSTKQIFDMLWDQGVAPGLRVVSGMILDTLNIIKGFWDDWGGKIFEGLNGLVGSIKSVMTNLWQNFLQPIWQNICETISWLWSKHLKGLIKEITDFVGKLVTAVLDITNKFITPLVNMLIKVLGPTWSNIFNGIVNVIGTVVGTIVDVIKGLIKSLGGLVDFIAGVFTGDWKRAWTGIKDFFKGIFDSIVGIFKGAINLIVDAFNFMIGALNNIQIKIPDWSPIGGGKSFGINIPKIPKLANGGLVSAPTLAMVGDNRNAQADPEVVSPLSKLQGMLNGGNQEVVAAINELMELIRNLQTPVIMKVGETEFGKAVIRTANVANRQSGYTLFEV, encoded by the coding sequence ATGTCTAATGGAAGTGTAGGCCAAATAGCTTTAGACCTTGGAGTAAACTATGACGGCTTTAACAAGCAATTAAGCGGCATTGCCGGTAACGCCACAAATATGGTGGGGGGTACATTCAAAAAGCTTGGTGGAATAGTCGCTGCAGCCTTTGCTGTAGACAAACTTATCGATTTTAGTAAAAAGTCCATGGAGCTTGCATCGAACCTCACAGAGGTGCAAAACGTTGTAGATGTTACGTTCGGATCCATGGCGGCAGATATAAATGCCTGGTCTAAAAATATGTTGTCTGGATTTGGCCTATCGGAATTGTCTGCAAAGAAATACTCTTCCACTCTTGGTGCCATGATGAAAAGCTCAGGTCTTGCAGGGGTGCAAATGGAGGGGATGTCAAAGAAGCTGACGGAACTATCAGCTGATATGGCATCCTTTTATAATTTGTCAAACGATGAGGCGTTCGAGAAAATCCGCTCGGGTATTTCAGGAGAAACAGAACCCTTGAAGCAATTAGGCGTTAATATGTCGGTTGCAAACATGGAGGCTTATGCATTAACTCAAGGTATCAAAAAACAGTATTCAGAAATGAATCAAGCTCAACAAACCTTATTACGGTATAACTACCTGCTTTCGGTTACAAAGGATTCCCAAGGAGATTTTGCAAGGACATCTGGTTCATGGGCAAATCAGATAAAACTGCTTGGAGAGCAGTGGAATATATTTAAAGGCAGCATGGGTGCAGGTTTTATTAATATCCTTGCACCTATAGTCCGGGGACTTAACTTCCTTATTTCAAAATTGCAGATTGCAGCTCAGTACTTTAAAGCTTTTACCGCTCTATTATTTGGGGATGCTTCAGGAGGTTCAGTAAGCGGTGCGGCAAACAATGCGGCATCAGCTACATCTGATATGGGAACAGCCGCCGGAGGAGCAGGGAAAGAGGTCAAAAAAGCTGGGAAAGATGTTAAAGGAGCATTGGGTGGCTTTGACCAGTTAAACACATTAGCCATGTCTGCGGCTGATTCAATGGACGATGCTGGCTCTGCCGCCGGAGGTCTTGCAGATATGGGCGGCATGGGGGATATGAATCTTGGTGGGGGCAATATAGACATTGGGATTGACCCTAGTAAGCTCAAACCCCTACAAGACATACTTAATAATATTAAGTCAATTGCAAGTCAGGTGGCTGGATATTTTGTTGCGAACTTTGGCCCTCCAATAGCTCAAGCTATTTCTGCTATATCGGTACCGTTACAAGGCTGGAAAACTGCTATTGCTGATGCTTTTTCCCAATTTCAAACACTTGGAGAGCCTCTGAAACAATGGTTTGTAGGAGATTTTACAACACAGATACAGACGGGTATTAGAGTAACAGGCAATGTCTTAGCGGGGTTGCTTGATACTGGGCTAAAAGTGTTCAACACTATAAAAGAAGTAGCTTTTCCGATTGTATCATGGTTTGTAACCGACGGATTACCAATGATATCTCAGTTTACAACACAGTGGGGTAATCTGTTTCAGAATATGTTCGACAGTACAAAACAGATCTTCGATATGTTATGGGATCAGGGAGTCGCTCCGGGCCTGAGAGTTGTATCAGGGATGATACTCGATACGTTGAACATTATAAAAGGCTTCTGGGATGACTGGGGAGGCAAAATATTTGAAGGGCTTAACGGACTGGTTGGTTCTATAAAAAGTGTTATGACAAATCTGTGGCAGAACTTTTTACAACCAATTTGGCAAAACATTTGCGAAACTATCAGCTGGCTATGGAGCAAGCATTTAAAGGGACTGATAAAAGAGATTACAGACTTCGTTGGAAAATTGGTTACCGCCGTACTTGATATCACCAACAAGTTTATTACCCCACTGGTAAATATGCTGATAAAAGTTCTCGGCCCTACTTGGTCTAATATTTTCAACGGTATTGTTAATGTAATCGGTACGGTGGTCGGAACTATTGTTGATGTCATTAAGGGGTTGATAAAATCTCTTGGTGGATTGGTAGACTTTATTGCAGGAGTATTCACTGGTGACTGGAAGAGAGCCTGGACAGGTATAAAAGATTTCTTTAAAGGAATATTCGACAGTATTGTTGGTATTTTTAAGGGAGCTATAAACCTAATTGTTGATGCATTTAACTTCATGATTGGAGCCTTAAATAATATTCAGATAAAAATTCCTGATTGGTCACCTATAGGTGGGGGCAAATCCTTTGGCATAAATATACCCAAAATCCCTAAGCTTGCAAACGGGGGGTTGGTATCAGCTCCAACACTGGCCATGGTCGGAGATAACCGTAACGCTCAAGCAGACCCAGAGGTAGTTAGTCCTTTGTCAAAGCTGCAGGGTATGTTAAACGGAGGTAATCAGGAAGTTGTTGCTGCTATAAATGAGCTAATGGAACTTATCCGAAACTTGCAAACACCTGTAATTATGAAAGTAGGGGAAACTGAATTCGGCAAGGCCGTGATAAGAACTGCAAATGTAGCCAATAGGCAATCAGGCTATACCCTATTCGAGGTATAA
- a CDS encoding Gp15 family bacteriophage protein: MRKRLPDFKRSNNEESFYDIREDWALIEASLATQYGIRIRQHTDMPWDEFCTLVAGLMPDTPLGNIVTIRSEKDRKVIKNFTPSQRKIYNDWRLKRANKQLDNPNVLDQKMKDLEMEFARMFGGGGNV, encoded by the coding sequence ATGAGGAAGCGGCTGCCCGATTTCAAAAGAAGTAATAACGAAGAATCTTTTTATGATATAAGAGAAGATTGGGCACTGATAGAAGCCAGCCTTGCGACTCAATACGGAATACGTATACGACAACATACAGATATGCCTTGGGATGAATTTTGTACACTTGTAGCCGGATTGATGCCAGATACTCCACTTGGAAACATCGTAACTATCAGGTCAGAAAAAGACAGGAAGGTTATAAAAAACTTTACACCTTCACAGCGAAAAATATATAACGATTGGCGGTTAAAAAGGGCAAACAAACAGCTTGATAATCCTAATGTTCTCGATCAAAAGATGAAGGACTTAGAAATGGAATTTGCCCGGATGTTTGGGGGTGGCGGCAATGTCTAA